CCGTCATCCGAGCAGGCCGTGACGAGAAGGGCCAGCGCGAGCAGCACGGTGCGCAAGCCGAGGGGGAAGACGGACAAGGCGCGTCTCCCGTTCAATCATGTGAAGCGACGCCAATCGTCGACATGCGTCCGCCTTCAGAAAGGTCGGACCGGCAAGAGCTTGCCGCGCAGCAGCAGGCCCAACGTCCTAAGCGCGATCCAGCCGATGATCAGGTTCGCCGCGGCGAACAGCGGGACCGCGAGCGAAGCGTTCGGCCCGTCCAGGCCACGTTCGGTCAGGCGCAACGCGGAGAGCGGCAGGGCCGAGACGCCGAACGTGTACGCCCAGGCCGCCGGCGAGAACGGCTGCTGCCGCAGCCACGGTACCAGCCGCACCATGACCAGGGCATGCAGCAGGGCGTAGCCGAACAGGATTTGGGCGAGCCGGTCGGGCGGCCCGTCCGTGACCGCCAGGTAGGCGACGCAGGCCACCGCGGGCGGCGCGAGGTGCAGCCCGAGCGAGGCGCGCAGCGGCACGGGAAGGGTCTGCAGGATCAGTCTATGGACGATGACCGATTCCAGCGTCAGCCACGACAGCAGGCCGGCCCCGAAATAGAGCAGGCCGAGTTCCTTCATGCCGAACGTGGCGCAGGTGATGGCCGCCACGAAGCCCCCTCCGACCGTGGGCATGTAGAGGATCGGCGTCGTCGCCTCGAACGCGCGGTCGCCCATCCAGAGGCCTCCCACACCCCAGACGGCGAAGAGGGTCGCCCCGACAAGTCCCGCCGATGCCATCGCCCACGCGGTGCTCGGCCAGTGCGGCGCGAGGCCGACGCTGGCGATCATCGTGGCGACGGGGGCCAGGGAGGCGAAGAACGAGGACGTCGGGTCGCGCGCCTCGAACAGCACCGTATCCCGGTCGTTCAGCCACCGCGCCGCGTAGAAGACCAGCCACGCCGACCAGACCGCCACGCCGACGAGCGAGAGCGCCTCGCCGACCCAGGCGGGTGCCAGTCCGAGGCGAGCCATGGCGCGCCAGCCGTTGCCCAGGCCGCAGAGCCCCAGGACCATGCCGAAGAAGGTGGCCGGGACCCTGGTTCGGCGAAGCCAGGCGCGTTCAACGCGAGGCCGGGCGGGGGCTGCCCGCTCTCCGGATGCGCTTGCGCGATCCGCCATGTCAGACGACCGTGGAGATCGCGCCGGGCGGATGCGACAGCAGCGTCGCCAGTAGGCTCAGACCGTACCGTAAGGTCTCGGCGTCGGGCGCGGCGCCCAGGGAGACGCGGATGGCTTCCGGAGCGGGCCCGATTGCAAAGGTGTCGCTCAGGATGACCGAAAGCCCGAGTTGATGCGCATGCGCCCCGAACTCGCCGCGCCGCCACGGCTCGGGAAGCCGGAGCCAGAGGTGGTGCCCGCAGGACTGCGCGCGGAAATCGAGATCCCGCAGGGCCTCGCGTGCGACCGCCTGCCGGAGGCCGTTCTCCTGTCGGATGGCCGCGACGACCGCATCGAGCTCGCCGTCCGCAATCCACTGCGAGGCGAGAGCGGCCGCGAGCGGCGAGGCCATCATGTTGATGGCACGCAACTCGGCGGCGAGCCGCACCGCCTCGTTCGTTCCCGGTACCGCGACGTATGCGATGCGCAGGCCCGGGCTGACGCACTTGGACAGCGTCGCGATGTGCCAAGTGATATCAGCGGCGAGGGCGGCGATGGGAGCCGGGGCGTCGGGTGGCAGCGCGCCGTAGGCGTCGTCCTCGATGATCGCGACACCGTGCAAGCGGGCGACCTCGGCGATCCGCCCACGTCGTGCCTTCGGCAATGTCGCGGTCGTCGGGTTGTCGAGCGTCGGGACC
This window of the Methylobacterium tardum genome carries:
- a CDS encoding dicarboxylate transporter/tellurite-resistance protein TehA, whose translation is MVLGLCGLGNGWRAMARLGLAPAWVGEALSLVGVAVWSAWLVFYAARWLNDRDTVLFEARDPTSSFFASLAPVATMIASVGLAPHWPSTAWAMASAGLVGATLFAVWGVGGLWMGDRAFEATTPILYMPTVGGGFVAAITCATFGMKELGLLYFGAGLLSWLTLESVIVHRLILQTLPVPLRASLGLHLAPPAVACVAYLAVTDGPPDRLAQILFGYALLHALVMVRLVPWLRQQPFSPAAWAYTFGVSALPLSALRLTERGLDGPNASLAVPLFAAANLIIGWIALRTLGLLLRGKLLPVRPF